In Gemmatimonadaceae bacterium, the following proteins share a genomic window:
- a CDS encoding NAD-dependent epimerase/dehydratase family protein, producing the protein MSETSFRHALVTGGAGFIGSRVVRDLLARGMAVTILDDLSTGSRDNVPAGATLLVGDVRRAADVTRALQGVDAVFHLAAKVSVRGSFEKAYDDIETNVLGTVNLVRCLDPAAVRHFVLASSMAVYAESEPGACVPESHLQRPLSPYGVGKMSAELLCQQMLAQLGIPFTAFRYFNTFGPGQRFTPYVGVITIFVTRLLSGESPTIFGDGLQRRDFVHVDDIAAGTVLALDGPPGTYNLGTGVGTTVNELAALLVQLVNPALQLQHAPAAEGELKHSVADISAARRALGYAPRRTLRGDLPATIAAIAAIASTVTT; encoded by the coding sequence GTGAGCGAGACCAGCTTCCGTCACGCCCTCGTGACGGGAGGGGCCGGTTTCATTGGCTCACGGGTCGTGCGCGACCTGCTGGCGCGCGGGATGGCCGTCACCATCCTCGACGACCTCTCCACCGGGTCGCGCGACAACGTTCCGGCAGGGGCCACGCTGCTCGTGGGCGACGTCCGCCGCGCCGCCGACGTGACGCGCGCCCTGCAGGGCGTGGACGCGGTCTTTCACCTGGCGGCCAAGGTTTCGGTGCGCGGGAGCTTCGAGAAGGCGTACGACGACATCGAGACCAACGTCCTCGGCACGGTGAACCTGGTGCGATGCCTGGATCCAGCCGCCGTGCGCCACTTCGTGCTCGCCTCGAGCATGGCGGTGTACGCCGAGTCGGAACCGGGGGCATGCGTTCCCGAGTCGCATCTGCAACGCCCGCTCTCACCCTACGGTGTGGGGAAGATGAGCGCCGAGCTGCTGTGCCAGCAGATGCTGGCGCAGCTGGGCATCCCGTTCACCGCGTTTCGCTACTTCAACACGTTTGGCCCGGGACAGCGCTTCACGCCGTACGTCGGTGTCATCACGATCTTCGTGACCCGGCTGCTCTCGGGGGAGTCGCCGACGATTTTCGGCGACGGGCTGCAGCGGCGCGACTTCGTGCACGTGGACGACATCGCCGCCGGAACGGTGCTGGCGCTCGATGGCCCGCCCGGGACCTACAACCTCGGAACAGGGGTGGGGACGACGGTCAACGAACTCGCGGCGCTGCTGGTGCAGCTGGTGAACCCCGCGTTGCAGCTGCAACACGCCCCGGCGGCGGAGGGCGAACTGAAGCACTCGGTGGCCGACATCTCCGCGGCGCGCCGCGCGCTGGGCTATGCGCCGCGCCGCACGTTGCGCGGTGACTTGCCGGCGACGATCGCGGCGATCGCGGCGATCGCGTCAACCGTGACGACGTGA
- a CDS encoding NTP transferase domain-containing protein has translation MAPHRTNSRVVGVILAAGKGTRIYPFSADLPKPILPVCNQPLLSYQLEFLKRHGVTDVTIVIGHLGYAIVAALGDGRRWGVNIRYVEQGETLGMAHAVGKLEPHIHAPFILLLGDIYFITKDMAPMIERVASGEINACLASKIEHDPEMIRRNFAIIPDADGRVRRVIEKPRHARSTIKGCGLYMFDLNVFDAIRRTPRTAMRDEYEITDSIQIMIDDEHRVYHSALVDDDMNLTYPHDLLRLNLIELQRRALPHLVGHDVSMPPGTVIDGSVIGDDVVIEHPIRITNSLVFEGTHIAETHDLDHVVVFGENIMQCDRAAVGA, from the coding sequence ATGGCGCCGCACCGTACCAATAGCCGAGTAGTCGGTGTGATCCTGGCGGCCGGCAAGGGGACGCGGATCTACCCGTTCTCGGCCGACCTTCCCAAGCCGATCCTCCCGGTCTGCAACCAGCCGCTCCTGTCGTACCAGCTGGAGTTCCTCAAGCGGCACGGCGTGACGGACGTGACGATCGTCATTGGCCACCTGGGGTACGCGATCGTTGCCGCGTTAGGCGACGGACGCCGCTGGGGGGTGAACATCCGCTACGTGGAGCAGGGCGAGACGCTGGGGATGGCGCACGCGGTGGGAAAGCTCGAGCCGCACATCCACGCGCCCTTCATCCTGCTGCTGGGCGACATCTACTTCATCACGAAGGACATGGCCCCGATGATCGAGCGCGTCGCGTCGGGGGAGATCAACGCCTGCCTGGCGAGCAAGATCGAGCACGACCCGGAGATGATCCGCCGCAACTTTGCCATCATCCCGGATGCCGACGGGCGCGTGCGGCGCGTGATCGAGAAGCCGCGCCACGCGCGCAGCACCATCAAGGGGTGCGGGCTCTACATGTTCGACCTCAATGTGTTCGATGCGATCCGGCGCACGCCGCGCACCGCGATGCGCGACGAGTACGAGATCACCGACAGCATCCAGATCATGATCGACGACGAGCACCGCGTCTATCACAGCGCGCTGGTCGACGACGACATGAACCTCACGTATCCACACGACCTGCTGCGCCTCAACCTGATCGAGCTGCAACGCCGCGCCCTCCCGCATCTCGTGGGGCATGACGTGTCGATGCCGCCGGGAACGGTGATCGATGGGAGCGTGATTGGCGACGACGTGGTGATCGAGCACCCCATCCGTATCACCAACTCGCTCGTCTTCGAGGGAACGCACATCGCCGAGACGCACGACCTGGATCACGTCGTCGTCTTCGGCGAGAACATCATGCAGTGCGATCGCGCGGCGGTGGGGGCGTGA
- a CDS encoding cobalamin-dependent protein (Presence of a B(12) (cobalamin)-binding domain implies dependence on cobalamin itself, in one of its several forms, or in some unusual lineages, dependence on a cobalamin-like analog.) — translation MRVYLADLGHNLQTFSSDIYPIGVANLAAYTSAYLRSLKPVELRIFREPQELRAALESAPPNVLALSSYAWNHELAKSFARFAKRRDPGVVTMMGGPNYPLTLPEMESHLRTMPEIDLAVRGPTYEGERAFLAIMQRLVDVQGSREGLLEETVPGNDWIDPRTGAFVRGASLPRITDLDEIPSPYITGWMDPFYSSGYFPMLQIARGCPFTCQFCNSSVKENSKVFAHSVENVCRDLLHIAERVRPELPVCFADDNFGMYERDQEIAEYIAYLQDRFGWPRYIRTTTGKNRADRVIKVMRTVRGTLPMTSAVQSLNPEVLENIKRSNISLDAYAEIQKEVQAQGMQAYGELILSMPGETKASFMQSVSDLLDSGVKRVSAHQLMLLHGAPLSNPEQRAKFGFKTKWRVVARNLGNYGTGEDLVEVEEMVVETPTFSYAEYFETRVFHLLLTIFHYEGNFEEAFEYARHHGVKAFDLVVRLHQLLDEAPLAFRRVIDDFVVESREELFDTKEECVAWARANFQSLVDGSKGGNLLSKYSMLGRFYVSQEAIDFLGRGIERILAERGATQGDDARQSMVRYLHCVMLHTPFAETLEATPAWTSRYDVEKWRGEGYVRPLEDYSTDERVRYRAIVEGDKKALILSRMATFGEHPAGLGKFTRTMFARDLRRTMHSADERALDTALTTA, via the coding sequence ATGCGCGTCTACCTCGCCGACCTCGGTCACAACCTCCAGACGTTCAGCTCCGACATCTACCCGATCGGCGTCGCCAACCTTGCGGCGTACACGTCGGCGTACCTGCGGAGCCTCAAACCGGTCGAGCTGCGGATCTTCCGGGAACCCCAGGAGCTGCGCGCCGCCCTCGAGAGCGCCCCCCCGAACGTCCTCGCGCTCTCGAGCTACGCCTGGAACCACGAACTGGCCAAGTCGTTCGCACGCTTCGCCAAGCGGCGCGACCCGGGTGTCGTGACGATGATGGGAGGGCCCAACTACCCGCTCACCCTCCCCGAGATGGAGTCGCACCTTCGCACCATGCCCGAGATCGACCTGGCGGTGCGCGGCCCGACATACGAAGGCGAGCGCGCCTTCCTGGCCATCATGCAGCGACTGGTGGACGTGCAGGGATCGCGCGAGGGGCTGCTGGAGGAGACGGTGCCCGGGAACGACTGGATCGACCCGAGGACCGGGGCCTTCGTGCGCGGGGCATCGCTCCCCCGCATCACCGACCTCGACGAGATCCCCTCGCCGTACATCACGGGGTGGATGGACCCGTTCTACTCGAGCGGCTACTTCCCCATGCTGCAGATTGCCCGCGGGTGCCCGTTCACCTGCCAGTTCTGCAACTCGTCAGTGAAGGAAAACAGCAAGGTCTTCGCGCATTCGGTGGAGAACGTCTGCCGCGACCTGCTGCATATCGCCGAGCGCGTGCGCCCCGAACTCCCGGTCTGCTTCGCCGACGACAACTTCGGGATGTACGAGCGCGACCAGGAAATCGCCGAGTACATCGCCTATCTGCAAGACCGCTTTGGCTGGCCGCGCTATATCCGCACCACCACGGGGAAGAACCGCGCCGATCGCGTGATCAAGGTGATGCGCACGGTGCGCGGCACGCTCCCGATGACGTCGGCCGTGCAATCGCTCAATCCCGAGGTGCTGGAGAACATCAAGCGCTCCAACATCTCGCTCGACGCCTACGCCGAGATCCAGAAGGAAGTGCAGGCGCAAGGGATGCAAGCCTACGGCGAGTTGATCCTCTCGATGCCGGGCGAGACCAAGGCGTCGTTCATGCAATCGGTCTCCGACCTCCTCGACAGTGGCGTGAAGCGCGTGTCGGCGCACCAGCTGATGCTGCTGCACGGGGCCCCGCTCTCGAATCCCGAGCAGCGCGCGAAGTTCGGCTTCAAGACAAAATGGCGCGTGGTTGCGCGCAACCTGGGCAACTACGGCACGGGTGAAGACCTGGTCGAGGTCGAGGAGATGGTCGTCGAGACGCCGACCTTCAGCTACGCCGAGTACTTCGAGACGCGGGTCTTCCACCTCCTCCTCACGATCTTCCACTACGAGGGGAATTTCGAGGAGGCGTTCGAGTACGCGCGCCATCACGGCGTGAAGGCGTTCGACCTGGTGGTGCGCCTGCACCAGCTGCTCGACGAGGCGCCGCTCGCCTTCCGCAGGGTGATCGATGACTTCGTCGTCGAGAGCCGCGAGGAGCTGTTCGACACGAAGGAGGAGTGCGTGGCCTGGGCGCGCGCCAACTTCCAGTCGCTGGTGGACGGGAGCAAGGGCGGCAACCTGCTGTCGAAGTACTCGATGCTGGGGCGTTTCTATGTATCCCAGGAGGCGATCGACTTCCTGGGGCGCGGCATCGAGCGGATTCTCGCCGAGCGCGGCGCGACGCAGGGCGATGACGCGCGCCAGTCGATGGTGCGCTACTTGCACTGCGTGATGCTCCACACCCCGTTCGCCGAGACGCTCGAAGCGACCCCGGCGTGGACCAGCCGCTATGATGTCGAGAAGTGGCGTGGCGAAGGCTACGTGCGTCCTCTCGAGGACTACAGCACCGATGAACGTGTGCGCTACAGGGCCATCGTCGAGGGCGACAAGAAGGCGCTCATCCTGAGCCGTATGGCGACCTTCGGCGAGCACCCGGCCGGGCTGGGCAAGTTCACTCGCACGATGTTCGCCCGCGACCTGCGCAGGACCATGCACAGCGCCGACGAGCGCGCGCTCGACACCGCACTCACCACCGCGTGA
- a CDS encoding sulfatase-like hydrolase/transferase, whose amino-acid sequence MFDPDASSARPAATATPGTTGTAVQPPSARELLSIAWGLALAAGVAYALTQFVRQRVLHELAFVSRDVWWMSPIAHLMIFAPLALVFALVLRGRPRGRVVAFATFAFLAVISQLLPYTAIASWAQVILAAGVAVQLARWYSQASPARRGALGTATRVATVGVVALALTQQGWRVERRHSMLAALPVAADGAPNVLLLILDTVRSDNLSLYGHHRPTTPNLLRRSAEATVFEQAFATAPWTLPSHGSLLTGRYASELPHDWLRPINLEGETVAERFRDSGYLTAGFVANLSYTSYETGLARGFIEYHDYPLDPRLILKHSPLALSGAVQQVARIRSMDDARRAVSRLRLAPGGHAGWHPVPAQDVTNRFLAFERKRGARPFFAFLNYMNAHDPYRAPDSVLARFGDGRRPVDRYDAAIARLDEEIGRLLDSLQRRGALDNTIVVVTADHGELFGEHGLRGHANALYRPLLQVPLFVRYPARVPRGARVQDEVSLRDIPATLLDLAGIARGTIPGQSLACTWTPQADGVPSPAVASVIQGRNVSARFPNAATPLATVIDDDQQLIRNARGEEQLLNYREDPTEVVNEVQDPQVRSEVARLRAILASVAHGR is encoded by the coding sequence ATGTTCGACCCCGACGCCTCCTCGGCGCGCCCGGCAGCGACGGCCACACCGGGGACGACTGGCACGGCGGTGCAACCGCCGTCCGCGCGCGAGCTGCTGTCCATCGCCTGGGGGTTGGCGCTGGCCGCTGGCGTTGCCTATGCGCTCACGCAGTTCGTGCGACAACGTGTGCTGCACGAGCTCGCCTTCGTGAGCCGCGACGTGTGGTGGATGTCACCGATCGCGCACCTGATGATCTTCGCGCCGCTGGCGCTGGTGTTCGCCCTCGTGCTGCGCGGGCGCCCGCGGGGGCGCGTGGTGGCGTTCGCGACCTTCGCCTTCCTCGCCGTCATCTCCCAGCTCCTCCCGTACACGGCCATCGCATCGTGGGCGCAGGTCATCCTCGCCGCGGGCGTCGCGGTGCAGCTGGCGAGATGGTACTCGCAGGCGTCGCCCGCGCGGCGTGGCGCGCTGGGGACCGCCACGCGCGTTGCCACGGTGGGCGTGGTGGCGCTGGCCCTGACACAACAGGGATGGCGGGTGGAGCGGCGTCACTCGATGCTCGCCGCACTCCCTGTTGCGGCTGACGGCGCCCCGAACGTCCTCCTCCTCATCCTCGACACGGTCCGCAGCGACAACCTGAGCCTCTACGGCCACCACCGCCCCACCACCCCCAACCTGCTGCGGCGCTCGGCCGAGGCGACGGTCTTCGAGCAGGCGTTCGCCACGGCACCGTGGACCCTCCCCTCGCACGGCTCCCTCCTCACCGGGCGCTACGCGAGCGAACTCCCGCACGACTGGCTGCGCCCCATCAATCTCGAAGGTGAGACGGTCGCCGAACGCTTTCGCGACAGCGGCTACCTCACCGCGGGGTTCGTCGCCAACCTCTCCTACACGTCGTACGAGACCGGGCTGGCCCGCGGCTTCATCGAATACCACGACTATCCGCTCGACCCGCGACTCATCCTCAAGCACTCCCCCCTCGCCCTGAGCGGCGCGGTGCAGCAGGTGGCGCGCATCCGGTCGATGGACGATGCCAGGCGGGCCGTGAGCCGCCTCCGGCTCGCGCCCGGCGGGCACGCGGGGTGGCACCCCGTGCCGGCACAGGACGTCACGAACCGCTTCCTGGCCTTCGAGCGCAAACGCGGTGCGCGCCCGTTCTTCGCCTTCCTCAACTACATGAATGCGCACGACCCCTATCGCGCCCCGGACTCCGTCCTGGCTCGATTCGGCGACGGGCGCAGGCCGGTGGACCGCTACGACGCCGCGATCGCGCGCCTCGACGAGGAGATCGGGCGCCTCCTCGACTCGCTCCAGCGGCGCGGTGCCCTCGACAACACCATCGTCGTCGTCACCGCCGATCACGGCGAACTGTTCGGCGAGCACGGGCTGCGCGGACACGCCAACGCGCTCTATCGCCCGCTTCTGCAGGTCCCGCTCTTCGTGCGCTATCCGGCGCGCGTCCCGCGCGGTGCGCGCGTGCAGGACGAGGTCTCGCTGCGCGACATCCCGGCCACGCTCCTCGACCTCGCGGGGATCGCGCGCGGCACCATTCCCGGGCAGTCGCTGGCGTGCACCTGGACCCCGCAGGCCGATGGCGTGCCAAGTCCCGCCGTTGCCTCGGTGATCCAGGGGCGCAACGTGAGCGCCCGCTTCCCCAACGCGGCCACGCCGCTCGCCACCGTCATCGACGACGACCAGCAGTTGATCCGGAATGCGAGGGGAGAGGAGCAGCTGTTGAACTACCGCGAAGACCCCACCGAGGTCGTCAACGAGGTGCAGGACCCCCAGGTGCGGTCGGAGGTCGCGCGCCTGCGCGCCATCCTCGCGAGCGTCGCGCACGGGCGGTAG
- a CDS encoding glycosyltransferase family 39 protein, producing MPSTQAPSQGSTPVPARAVAKWSGAWSSFIVDLPVARAVVGCVALLHLAIVWLTRVPGIGWGEDDAQYFQLARNLVRFGYHEQWDIAAPLHVRYPPLFPAFLAAVGLPAGWNVDAMLLAVALCSALAVVVFFDAARRVVGVEMALLASILWALNPLMVKTSGWLLSEPLFNLLFVIALWGIAREEEGGRYGVLAGAALSAAALTRTAGLAMVCGLIVWWLFKRRWRRAATLAVVAGGTIGVWLVYSFMAPESESQRLYSADLAKIISSAPQAPPRTNGVQHDGGAAPTTVAPAPPPTAQRLEQRLLRIATNTLPTVLSFRTVQHTIVDNVAWLVVMVITASVGAWVMLRRWPGAALALGAYLALLTVWTWMMDRYFSPVIPLIYLAMLLGASSLLARLLPRWRTAGVLALVVLLMLGEIPTLGALTVERSRCDRDQVTTSPGCYPPDERAYLQAAQWVRDSTPPGAVFMASKEAAFFTHAGRRTVNQIAALREDSATIIAYLRRVGVTHVVVGPVGVRSLRHGRLMARVCDDLILLRAFPREYAVLRVREPGEARDGGEACDALRSWRDRVAPADPPRRRVRSYFERKPPAATSVAP from the coding sequence GTGCCGTCCACCCAAGCGCCGTCGCAGGGGAGCACCCCTGTTCCGGCGAGAGCGGTCGCCAAGTGGTCTGGTGCCTGGTCGAGCTTCATCGTCGACCTGCCGGTGGCGCGCGCTGTGGTGGGATGCGTCGCGCTGCTGCACCTCGCCATAGTCTGGCTTACGCGCGTCCCGGGGATCGGCTGGGGGGAGGACGATGCGCAGTACTTCCAGTTGGCGCGAAACCTCGTCCGGTTCGGCTATCACGAGCAGTGGGACATCGCGGCGCCCCTGCATGTCCGCTATCCACCGCTCTTTCCCGCATTCCTCGCGGCGGTAGGGCTGCCCGCGGGCTGGAACGTCGACGCGATGCTGCTCGCCGTGGCGCTCTGTTCGGCGCTGGCGGTCGTGGTCTTCTTCGATGCGGCGCGCCGAGTGGTGGGCGTGGAAATGGCGCTCCTCGCCAGTATTCTGTGGGCGCTGAATCCGCTCATGGTGAAGACCAGCGGGTGGCTCCTTTCCGAGCCGCTCTTCAACCTCCTCTTCGTCATCGCCCTGTGGGGAATCGCGCGCGAGGAGGAGGGGGGGCGTTACGGCGTGCTGGCGGGGGCGGCGCTATCGGCCGCCGCGCTCACGCGTACGGCGGGACTGGCCATGGTGTGCGGGCTGATCGTCTGGTGGCTCTTCAAGCGCCGCTGGCGCCGAGCCGCCACGCTGGCTGTCGTGGCGGGGGGGACGATCGGCGTCTGGCTCGTCTACTCCTTCATGGCTCCCGAGTCGGAATCACAGCGTCTCTACTCGGCCGACCTGGCCAAGATCATCAGCTCGGCGCCGCAGGCGCCGCCCAGAACGAATGGCGTGCAGCACGATGGAGGCGCGGCGCCCACTACGGTTGCGCCGGCACCCCCGCCAACGGCGCAGCGACTGGAGCAACGGCTGCTGCGCATCGCCACCAACACGCTGCCAACGGTCCTGTCGTTCCGCACCGTGCAGCACACCATCGTCGATAATGTCGCGTGGCTGGTGGTCATGGTCATCACGGCGAGCGTGGGGGCGTGGGTCATGTTGCGCCGCTGGCCCGGCGCCGCGCTCGCGCTGGGGGCCTACCTGGCGCTGCTGACAGTTTGGACGTGGATGATGGATCGGTACTTCAGCCCGGTCATCCCGCTCATCTACCTGGCGATGTTGCTGGGCGCCTCGTCGCTACTTGCCCGCTTGCTCCCGCGGTGGCGCACGGCGGGGGTCCTTGCCCTCGTCGTGCTCCTCATGCTGGGCGAGATCCCGACGCTGGGCGCGCTCACCGTGGAGCGCTCGCGGTGCGATCGCGACCAGGTGACCACCTCACCGGGATGCTATCCCCCCGACGAGCGCGCGTACCTGCAAGCGGCGCAGTGGGTGCGCGACTCGACCCCGCCGGGGGCGGTCTTCATGGCGAGCAAGGAGGCGGCGTTCTTCACGCACGCGGGGCGTCGCACCGTGAACCAGATTGCAGCGCTCCGGGAGGACTCGGCCACCATCATCGCCTACCTTCGCCGTGTAGGGGTGACGCACGTGGTGGTGGGGCCGGTCGGCGTGCGCAGCCTGCGCCACGGGCGGTTGATGGCGCGTGTGTGTGACGACCTGATCCTGCTGCGCGCCTTTCCTCGCGAGTACGCCGTGCTGCGCGTGCGCGAGCCAGGCGAGGCGCGCGATGGAGGCGAGGCGTGTGACGCCCTGCGCTCGTGGCGCGACCGTGTTGCACCTGCCGACCCGCCACGCCGGCGCGTGCGCTCCTACTTCGAGAGGAAACCGCCAGCCGCAACAAGCGTCGCCCCATGA
- a CDS encoding glycosyltransferase family 2 protein — protein MPCYNEEEVLEYTIPKMMQAFAAAGYQLELVAVDNGSKDGTGEVISALKARYPGIVPTRVQVNQGYGNGILHGIPLCTAPWIGFIPADGQVDAEDVVRLYEAAAATRGRVLAKVRRRFRMDGVLRKLVSTSYNIFVRILWPGLASIDVNGSPKLLPADVVRAMELQSRDWLLDPEVMVKAHQMGLRVLEFNVFARMRGAGLSHVRATTCWEFFHRLVIFRLTSHWRTNDAAGPITLKESARS, from the coding sequence ATGCCCTGCTACAACGAGGAAGAAGTCCTCGAGTACACCATCCCGAAAATGATGCAGGCGTTTGCCGCCGCGGGATACCAGCTGGAGCTGGTGGCGGTCGACAACGGAAGCAAGGACGGCACAGGCGAAGTCATCTCGGCGCTCAAGGCGCGCTATCCCGGGATCGTTCCCACGCGCGTCCAGGTCAACCAAGGCTACGGCAACGGCATCCTGCACGGCATCCCGCTGTGCACGGCCCCGTGGATCGGCTTCATCCCGGCCGACGGCCAGGTGGATGCCGAGGACGTGGTGCGACTGTATGAGGCCGCGGCCGCGACTCGCGGGCGCGTGCTGGCCAAGGTCCGGCGCCGCTTCCGCATGGATGGCGTGCTGCGCAAGCTCGTCTCCACGTCGTACAACATCTTCGTCCGGATCCTGTGGCCCGGCCTGGCGTCGATCGACGTGAACGGCAGCCCCAAGCTCCTCCCCGCCGATGTCGTGCGCGCCATGGAGCTGCAGTCGAGGGACTGGCTCCTCGACCCGGAGGTGATGGTCAAGGCGCACCAGATGGGGCTGCGCGTGCTGGAGTTCAACGTCTTCGCGCGCATGCGCGGCGCCGGCCTCTCCCACGTGCGGGCCACGACCTGCTGGGAGTTCTTCCACCGCCTCGTGATTTTCCGCCTCACCTCGCACTGGCGCACGAACGACGCGGCGGGACCCATCACACTGAAGGAAAGCGCGCGCTCCTGA
- a CDS encoding glycosyltransferase family 2 protein — translation MHKLSVLIPVYNERATIEVLIQRVLDARIPVAKEVLIGDDGSNDGTRDILAAMPRRPELRIEFMSRNVGRGGVLKHLLTLATGDIIIHQDADLEYDPSEYDRLLAPILTGTADVVYGSRFKGAITGMATANNFGNRLMSAMARTLYGVDITDLMTCYKMYRRSLLDGVTLHADGFHFEAEFTARLARRGARFAEVPISFVGRTAEEGKKIKATDAIYVIQKLVSCRFGAA, via the coding sequence TTGCACAAACTCAGCGTACTCATTCCGGTCTACAACGAGCGAGCGACCATCGAGGTGCTCATCCAGCGCGTCCTCGACGCGCGGATCCCGGTCGCGAAGGAAGTGCTCATCGGTGATGATGGCTCCAACGACGGGACGCGCGATATCCTGGCAGCCATGCCTAGGCGTCCGGAGCTTCGCATCGAGTTCATGAGCAGGAACGTGGGGCGCGGTGGGGTGCTCAAACATCTCCTCACACTCGCGACGGGTGACATCATCATCCACCAGGATGCGGATCTCGAGTACGATCCGTCCGAGTACGATCGCCTCCTGGCCCCGATCCTCACCGGCACGGCCGATGTGGTCTACGGTTCGCGCTTCAAGGGTGCGATCACGGGAATGGCGACGGCCAACAACTTCGGCAACCGCCTCATGTCGGCGATGGCGCGCACCCTGTACGGCGTCGACATTACCGACCTTATGACATGTTACAAGATGTATCGCCGGTCGCTGCTGGACGGGGTGACCCTGCACGCCGACGGCTTCCACTTCGAGGCCGAGTTCACGGCCAGGCTCGCGCGTCGCGGCGCGCGCTTCGCCGAAGTGCCCATCAGCTTCGTGGGGCGCACGGCGGAGGAAGGAAAGAAGATCAAGGCGACCGACGCGATCTACGTGATACAGAAGCTCGTGTCGTGCCGCTTCGGGGCGGCCTGA